One Comamonas endophytica DNA window includes the following coding sequences:
- a CDS encoding LysR family transcriptional regulator, whose translation MLNFRHLYYFWMVAKEGGFARAAERLEMAVQTISTQVRDLERSLGHQLLKPAGRGVALTEAGQAAFARAEEIFERGQRIADEVREAGSAPVARLAVGLSDGISKLAAHALLAPVLATPGLRLVCHEGEFDELLSELALHQLDMVLAGQAAPHHPAQRLSSQRIARSSLQWFGPASLVRKSARERFPQSLQELPVLLPTSHAPLRSTLDAWFQEIGVRPRVVGEFEDSALLAVFAARGLGVFPVSDLGAEDVGLVRGLRLLGLCPGLHEEVHALWSRRGQHHPLVRRIVAAADADN comes from the coding sequence ATGCTGAATTTCCGCCATCTCTACTATTTCTGGATGGTCGCCAAGGAAGGCGGCTTCGCGCGCGCCGCCGAACGCCTGGAGATGGCGGTGCAGACCATCAGCACGCAGGTGCGCGATCTGGAGCGGTCCCTGGGCCACCAGCTGCTCAAGCCCGCGGGCCGTGGCGTGGCGCTGACCGAGGCCGGGCAGGCGGCTTTTGCGCGCGCCGAGGAGATCTTCGAGCGCGGCCAGCGCATTGCCGACGAGGTGCGCGAGGCCGGCAGCGCTCCGGTGGCGCGGCTTGCAGTGGGCTTGTCCGACGGCATTTCCAAGCTGGCCGCGCATGCGCTGCTGGCGCCGGTGCTGGCCACGCCCGGGCTGCGCCTGGTGTGCCACGAGGGCGAGTTCGACGAGCTGCTGTCGGAGCTGGCGCTGCATCAGCTCGATATGGTGCTGGCCGGGCAGGCGGCGCCGCACCATCCCGCGCAGCGCCTGTCGAGCCAGCGCATCGCGCGCTCTTCGCTGCAGTGGTTTGGGCCGGCATCGCTGGTCAGGAAGTCGGCGCGCGAGCGCTTTCCGCAGTCGCTGCAGGAGCTGCCGGTGCTGCTGCCCACATCCCATGCACCGCTGCGCTCCACGCTCGATGCCTGGTTCCAAGAGATAGGCGTGCGACCGCGCGTGGTGGGCGAGTTCGAAGACAGCGCGCTGCTGGCGGTGTTCGCGGCGCGCGGGCTGGGGGTGTTTCCGGTGAGTGATCTGGGCGCGGAAGATGTCGGATTGGTGCGGGGGCTGCGCCTGCTCGGATTGTGCCCCGGGCTGCACGAGGAGGTGCATGCGCTGTGGTCGCGCCGCGGGCAGCACCACCCGCTGGTGCGACGGATCGTTGCAGCGGCAG
- a CDS encoding universal stress protein, with product MFKHILVPVDGSSTSLMAVSKAAEMAKVFGSSVTAVYVVDPYPFTGVGADFAYGQAQYLSAATAEANTALESARRIMDEAGQPVTTVVGEGHAVHEGIVRVVENTGADLIIMGSQGRRGLEKLMLGSVTQRVLRSVHIPVMVVRT from the coding sequence ATGTTCAAGCACATTCTGGTTCCCGTCGATGGTTCTTCCACGTCGCTGATGGCGGTCTCCAAGGCCGCGGAAATGGCCAAGGTCTTCGGCAGCAGCGTGACCGCGGTGTATGTGGTGGATCCCTATCCCTTCACCGGCGTGGGGGCCGATTTCGCCTATGGCCAGGCGCAGTACCTGAGCGCCGCCACGGCCGAAGCCAATACCGCGCTGGAATCGGCGCGCAGGATCATGGACGAAGCCGGCCAGCCCGTGACCACGGTGGTGGGCGAGGGCCATGCGGTGCATGAGGGTATCGTGCGCGTGGTGGAGAACACGGGCGCCGATCTGATCATCATGGGCTCGCAGGGCCGGCGCGGCCTCGAGAAGCTGATGCTGGGCAGCGTCACGCAGCGCGTGCTGCGCTCGGTGCATATTCCGGTGATGGTCGTGCGCACCTGA
- a CDS encoding 2OG-Fe dioxygenase family protein: MTHVTFSPPYIRPAQLAQQLRSQGYAVLSPADVAAWIGVALEQLQALCGDWADLPPDEHLKDGGRYRRRRHSCFIAGDGGLRQVAHRAHWQPVEYNALHGGMLRMFAPMHAELVAQPAWQRLLLQMGHLCDQVFGAGAPMGPWFMEAHQFRIDTAHGIGRPTPEGAHRDGVDLVAVFLVGREKVKGGETRVFEAMGPQGQRFTLTEPWSVMLLDDARMIHETTPIQPLGEGGYRDTLVLTCRRGNFQGAEFDHPA; the protein is encoded by the coding sequence GCCGTTCTGTCCCCCGCCGACGTCGCGGCCTGGATCGGCGTGGCGCTGGAACAGCTGCAGGCATTGTGCGGCGACTGGGCCGACCTGCCGCCCGACGAGCACCTCAAGGATGGCGGCCGCTACCGCCGCCGGCGCCATTCCTGCTTCATTGCCGGCGACGGCGGCCTGCGGCAGGTCGCCCACCGCGCGCACTGGCAGCCCGTCGAATACAACGCCCTGCATGGCGGCATGCTGCGCATGTTCGCACCCATGCATGCCGAGCTCGTGGCCCAGCCCGCCTGGCAGCGACTGCTGCTGCAGATGGGGCATCTTTGCGACCAGGTGTTCGGCGCCGGCGCGCCGATGGGCCCCTGGTTCATGGAAGCGCACCAGTTCCGCATCGACACCGCGCATGGCATCGGACGGCCCACGCCCGAGGGCGCGCACCGCGATGGCGTGGACCTGGTGGCGGTGTTCCTGGTCGGCCGCGAGAAGGTCAAGGGCGGCGAGACGCGGGTGTTCGAGGCCATGGGCCCGCAGGGCCAGCGCTTCACGCTGACCGAGCCCTGGTCGGTCATGCTGCTGGATGACGCGCGCATGATCCATGAGACCACGCCGATCCAGCCATTGGGCGAGGGCGGCTACCGTGATACGCTGGTGCTGACGTGCCGCCGCGGGAATTTCCAGGGGGCGGAGTTCGATCACCCGGCGTGA